The genomic window GTGCTTTGCGTGCGATCCCGCTGCAGGGAGGGAACCGAATGTTGCGCCTGCAAGGAATTCCAGGAAAAAGGAGGAAAGAGATGAGAAAATTGATTCTGAGTCTTTTTCTTGTCGGCTTGATCTGTGCGGTTCCACCGGTTCACGCCTCTCAAGGAAATGCCCTCGGTTTCGGGGATGCGGCCATAAAGATCGACTGGTTTCGTTTCACCGACAACGGCCTTGCGGATATGGATCTGGAGAACGGTGTCTATGTTGGTCTCGAAGTGTATTACGTGATAGGCTGCATTTCCCCCAATCTATACTTCGGAGCGGAAATAGGCTGGGCGGGAACGTCAACCTCCGTCGATCCTTACAGCCTTGATCTGAACGTCGATTATGTGCCCGTTGAGTTCAACCTCAAGTACGTTTTCGATATCACCCCCTGCGTGAAGTTCGACCTGGGCGCCGGCATCTCGGCCAACTGGTTCGGCTTCGAGGCGGATTTCGGAAACGTATCGTACAGCTCCGATGACTGGCTCTTCGGTGGACAATTCTTC from Syntrophobacter fumaroxidans MPOB includes these protein-coding regions:
- a CDS encoding outer membrane protein, giving the protein MRKLILSLFLVGLICAVPPVHASQGNALGFGDAAIKIDWFRFTDNGLADMDLENGVYVGLEVYYVIGCISPNLYFGAEIGWAGTSTSVDPYSLDLNVDYVPVEFNLKYVFDITPCVKFDLGAGISANWFGFEADFGNVSYSSDDWLFGGQFFADVNYRLAPNWFVGANIKYQITQDIELDGVNTHTSADNFRLGAQVGYTF